The genomic window TCTAACACAACCAGCGGGCGCATTCCGCCCGCTCATCCTGAGCCTGTCGAAGGACGCCTCTTTTCCCCCACCTCCCCCGCATTGACTTCCCGCCCATTAAATAATATAAGGGCTCATATCAATATTTGCATATAAGGAAACGACATCATGGCAAAGGTACTCCGCTGTAGAGAAGTCGGTGTTGATTGTGATTTCGAGGCCAAGGGAGAATCCGTCGAGGAAATCATGGCGCAGGCCGCAAAGCACGCCAAAGAAGACCACGGAATGGATGAGATACCTCAAGAGATGATTGACAAAGTTAGAGAAGCTATTCACGACGAATAGGTGCCAGTCCGCGGCTTTCCTTAAATCGGGTACACCCGTAAACACTTATCGGGCATCTCTATAAGCCGGCCTCAGGCTTACATACCTTCAGGCTGCTCACACATCGTCAAAAGCGGGATGAAAAATGACTTCCCCCTGTACCCCGTCAAGCGCGCCTTTCGCAAGTTCGTGCACGAAGAAGTAAGGCGCGAACTCGCTACCCTTCCAGTAAATCCCCCTCTTTGAAGCGTGCTCGAACCCGAACTTCGTGTAGTACGCCGCGTGCCCAAGGACGAACACGGCCTCCATACCCTCCTTACGGCAGACCCTGAGTCCCTCATTAATAAGGGCTGACCCCACTCCTCCCCCCTGATGCTCCGGGAGCACCGCCATAGGACCCAGTCCCGCTGCCTTCAGCAACGTCTCGCCGACGATCACAGGGGTAAACAATATGTGCCCTGCGGTCTCCCCCTTTTTATCGGCGACGAGTGAGATAAACGGATACACCTTTCCCCTCAGCCTGTCTACGAGCTGCCCCTCGTCCTCTCTTCCAAAAGCCCTGAGATTAATATCGAATATATCCCTTATATCCCCCGGCTTTTCCCGCCTTATGTTTATCATTCCATTACTAT from Deltaproteobacteria bacterium includes these protein-coding regions:
- a CDS encoding N-acetyltransferase; protein product: MINIRREKPGDIRDIFDINLRAFGREDEGQLVDRLRGKVYPFISLVADKKGETAGHILFTPVIVGETLLKAAGLGPMAVLPEHQGGGVGSALINEGLRVCRKEGMEAVFVLGHAAYYTKFGFEHASKRGIYWKGSEFAPYFFVHELAKGALDGVQGEVIFHPAFDDV
- a CDS encoding DUF1059 domain-containing protein; the protein is MAKVLRCREVGVDCDFEAKGESVEEIMAQAAKHAKEDHGMDEIPQEMIDKVREAIHDE